In Porphyromonas cangingivalis, a genomic segment contains:
- a CDS encoding TonB-dependent receptor yields MKPHHLIWALLCTWLPAVAFSQTATISGYVSDATSGETLIGANVYIKDGKQGTASNNFGFYSLKVPTGEVHLRVNYVGYLVMDTTLVVTKNTRLNIKLREASTALREVTIVGNRQSEVKGMETGRLKMSMEDLSRTPTLFGETDLIKYAQLMPGVARGQEGFSGLIVRGGNQDENLYLVDGNPMYNINHLFGLFSTFNPDAIKTSNLYKGSFPARFGGRLSSVLDVRMKDGDMEKFSGTASIGLISSRLNFEGPLNKGKTSFNVSLRRTYLDLLMGAAFYFINKSNRESATEDRFSEDKPGYHFYDVNVKVNHKFDDRNRLFLSLYMGNDVFDFRSKDFSTDKKLLLNENRAGARWGSKLASLGWTHVFSDNLFANTNLYFGEYGSAISALDRQYSWTKNGERVLTYGFEYDIKSGIRDFGIRSDFDWTPSNSHYVRFGGNLIRHIFRPNIETRDLSGQEIDEDMKNAIKSNPKDPISANELSLYAEDEISWNDRFSTNIGVHASIIGVEGKQYYSVQPRLSARYAFLPNLSVKASYAEMSQYVHLLQTTIISLPTDMWVPVTKKIRPLHSRQTSAGIYWDNGTYEASMEAYYKSLNHLIAYKDGASVFVTDVDWQERVAIGSGRAYGFEWLLKKTRGTFTGWVAYTLSWADRIFKGGEVNRGLRFPDKYDNRHKLNIVGMYRLGKNIELSAAWTFASGNRMTIQQEQYIDINHKVTPFINQRNNYRMPDYHRLDLGLNIYRPKKNGRMGIWNISVYNAYMKHNSFLVNLEEHTSKDQQIRNVIYSVAAFPIIPSISYTYKF; encoded by the coding sequence ATGAAACCACATCATCTCATTTGGGCACTTTTGTGCACGTGGCTACCTGCGGTGGCCTTCTCTCAGACCGCTACGATCAGCGGATATGTCTCTGATGCCACGAGTGGCGAGACCCTCATTGGCGCGAATGTCTACATAAAAGACGGGAAGCAGGGGACAGCCTCGAATAACTTCGGATTTTATTCCCTCAAGGTGCCCACTGGGGAGGTACATCTCCGTGTCAACTATGTGGGCTACCTCGTGATGGATACGACCCTTGTCGTGACCAAGAATACCCGCCTCAACATCAAGCTCCGAGAAGCCTCCACGGCACTCAGAGAGGTGACCATCGTCGGCAACCGCCAGTCTGAGGTCAAGGGGATGGAGACAGGACGTCTCAAGATGAGCATGGAGGATCTCAGTCGTACACCCACACTCTTCGGAGAGACTGACCTCATCAAGTATGCCCAGCTCATGCCCGGGGTGGCGAGAGGCCAAGAGGGATTTTCGGGGCTTATCGTCAGAGGTGGCAATCAGGACGAAAATCTCTACCTCGTCGATGGTAACCCGATGTACAACATCAATCACCTCTTCGGGCTCTTTTCGACCTTCAATCCTGATGCGATCAAGACCTCGAACCTCTACAAGGGAAGCTTCCCTGCACGTTTCGGTGGTCGTCTGAGCTCGGTGCTCGATGTCCGCATGAAGGACGGCGACATGGAGAAGTTTTCCGGTACTGCTTCCATCGGACTTATCTCCAGTCGTCTCAACTTCGAAGGTCCACTCAACAAGGGCAAGACCTCTTTCAATGTCTCTCTCCGCCGTACCTACCTCGACTTGCTCATGGGCGCAGCATTTTATTTCATCAACAAGAGTAACAGAGAGAGTGCGACAGAAGACAGATTCTCCGAGGACAAACCCGGGTACCACTTCTATGATGTGAATGTGAAGGTGAACCACAAGTTTGACGATCGTAACCGCTTGTTCCTGAGTCTCTATATGGGCAATGACGTCTTCGACTTCAGGAGCAAAGACTTTTCGACAGACAAGAAACTCCTGCTCAACGAAAACAGAGCCGGTGCAAGATGGGGCAGCAAGCTGGCCTCTCTCGGGTGGACTCATGTCTTTTCGGACAACCTCTTCGCCAATACCAACTTGTATTTCGGTGAGTATGGGTCTGCCATTTCGGCACTCGATCGTCAGTACAGTTGGACAAAAAATGGAGAAAGAGTCCTGACCTACGGCTTTGAGTACGACATCAAGAGCGGTATACGTGACTTCGGTATCAGATCGGACTTTGACTGGACACCTTCAAACAGTCACTATGTCCGATTTGGAGGTAACCTTATCCGACACATCTTCCGTCCGAACATAGAGACGAGAGATCTATCCGGACAGGAGATCGACGAGGATATGAAAAATGCCATCAAATCCAATCCTAAAGATCCTATCTCTGCCAATGAATTGTCTCTGTATGCAGAGGACGAGATCAGTTGGAACGACCGCTTTTCTACCAACATAGGTGTGCATGCTTCGATCATCGGTGTGGAGGGCAAACAGTATTACAGCGTACAACCAAGACTGTCGGCAAGGTATGCCTTCCTCCCCAACTTGAGCGTCAAGGCCTCATACGCAGAGATGAGTCAGTATGTCCACCTCTTGCAGACGACCATAATCTCTCTCCCTACCGATATGTGGGTGCCGGTGACAAAGAAGATCCGACCATTGCACTCGCGACAGACTTCGGCAGGTATATATTGGGACAACGGTACCTATGAGGCATCGATGGAGGCTTACTACAAGAGTCTCAATCATCTCATTGCTTACAAGGATGGTGCTTCGGTCTTCGTCACCGATGTGGACTGGCAGGAGCGTGTGGCGATAGGCAGTGGCAGGGCTTATGGATTCGAGTGGCTGTTGAAGAAGACTCGTGGGACGTTTACAGGTTGGGTGGCTTATACCCTCTCTTGGGCTGACCGTATCTTCAAGGGAGGAGAGGTCAATAGAGGTCTGAGATTTCCGGACAAGTATGACAACCGCCACAAGCTCAATATCGTCGGCATGTACCGCCTTGGTAAAAATATCGAACTGTCGGCAGCTTGGACTTTCGCTTCGGGCAATAGGATGACGATCCAGCAAGAGCAGTACATCGACATCAATCATAAAGTCACTCCGTTTATCAACCAGCGCAACAATTACAGAATGCCTGACTATCATCGTCTTGATCTCGGACTGAACATCTACAGACCCAAGAAGAATGGTCGTATGGGTATATGGAACATAAGTGTCTACAATGCTTATATGAAACACAATTCCTTCTTGGTCAATCTCGAAGAGCATACATCGAAGGATCAGCAGATTC